Proteins found in one Nostoc sp. NIES-3756 genomic segment:
- a CDS encoding GNAT family N-acetyltransferase has product MSVKTLSYSYERFDSTINKTIAFRPVDLEKDLTLIHNWMNQPHVIPFWNLAFDLERMRQHLQTALADKHQTLYIGCLDNQPISYWESYWTIDDIVARHYPAESTDQGTHLLIGEPAFLGKGYALPLLRAMTFFQFQNAATQKIIAEPDIRNQKMIHVFERCGFKFQKKIELPDKIGALMFCDRQLFFHRWQA; this is encoded by the coding sequence ATGTCTGTTAAAACGCTTAGTTACAGTTATGAAAGGTTTGATTCTACAATCAATAAAACTATTGCTTTTCGTCCGGTGGATTTAGAGAAAGATTTAACTCTGATTCATAATTGGATGAATCAACCTCATGTGATTCCTTTTTGGAATTTGGCATTTGATTTGGAAAGAATGCGGCAACATTTACAAACAGCTTTAGCAGATAAACATCAAACTCTGTATATCGGCTGTTTGGATAATCAACCTATCAGCTATTGGGAATCTTACTGGACAATTGATGATATTGTCGCTCGTCATTATCCAGCAGAATCTACGGATCAAGGTACTCATTTGTTGATTGGAGAGCCAGCATTTTTAGGTAAGGGTTATGCTTTACCTTTGTTACGAGCGATGACATTTTTCCAATTCCAAAATGCTGCTACGCAAAAGATTATTGCTGAACCAGATATCCGCAATCAAAAAATGATTCATGTTTTTGAAAGATGTGGTTTTAAGTTCCAGAAGAAAATTGAATTACCAGATAAAATTGGAGCTTTGATGTTTTGCGATCGC
- a CDS encoding IucA/IucC family protein has protein sequence MTPYTIAKPTTTVLAQHRTDKQIAEQATIHSFLNCYLRETNTGEIITTATQDRDILEVCQRTNTNSLICCQLKHLHLRLLIGLRYYSPTGRHLFAFPIYYQPNTGNLLELDYVTLATLITKELALASGSNSHQDELILRVIQSCNYIENFVHNRRQDTEKLYAFKSDFITSEQALIFGHHLHPTPKSRQGFADHELSIYSPEAKGSFSLHYFRVHQSLVLEGSQLSQTATSLIKSQLIADSCVDNQFKLDYCGEDDYSLLPIHPWQANYLLQQSQIQKLIQQGTIQDLGLIGRAYQPTSSIRTVYHPEAAFMLKLSLNVKITNSVRTNLYKELERSLEVHQILAGEIGLRLYQDFPDFQIITDPAYITLQIDGVAVDSFSTILRDNPFLQNPHTDATCLVALCQDSISGDGSRLASIIHQLAQQEKRSTNAVSLDWFKRYLQIYLEPILWLYFTYGIGLEAHQQNTVLQLNDGYPEKLFYRDNQGYYYRRSCHELLDNILPGISQKSETICDDDVIDERLTYYLFFNNLFGLINAFGVAGLVDEELLLEELRNIISKYSEHSLIENLVSLPQLLCKANLLTRFHNMDELVGSVATQSVYVAVDNPLYRLI, from the coding sequence ATGACACCATACACAATTGCCAAACCCACAACAACGGTTCTGGCGCAACATCGCACTGACAAACAAATAGCAGAACAAGCAACCATCCACAGCTTTTTGAATTGCTACCTCCGGGAAACCAACACAGGCGAAATCATTACCACCGCTACACAAGACAGAGATATTTTAGAAGTCTGTCAACGTACAAACACAAACTCGCTTATCTGTTGTCAGTTAAAACATCTGCATCTAAGGCTATTAATTGGTTTACGATATTACTCGCCTACAGGTAGACATTTATTTGCTTTCCCTATTTATTACCAACCAAATACAGGTAATTTACTAGAGTTAGATTATGTTACCTTAGCCACCTTAATCACGAAAGAATTAGCTTTAGCAAGTGGTAGTAATAGCCATCAAGATGAACTAATTTTGCGAGTTATCCAAAGCTGCAATTACATCGAAAACTTTGTGCATAATAGGCGACAAGATACGGAAAAATTGTATGCTTTTAAGAGTGACTTTATTACATCAGAACAAGCCTTAATTTTCGGGCATCATTTACATCCCACACCCAAAAGTCGCCAAGGTTTTGCTGACCATGAATTATCAATTTATTCCCCAGAAGCAAAAGGTAGTTTTTCCCTACATTACTTTCGGGTTCATCAGTCGCTTGTGTTAGAAGGTTCGCAACTATCACAAACAGCAACAAGCTTAATTAAATCACAACTAATTGCTGACTCTTGTGTTGATAATCAGTTCAAGCTTGATTACTGCGGTGAAGATGATTATTCATTGTTACCGATCCATCCCTGGCAAGCAAATTATTTACTTCAGCAGTCACAAATTCAAAAATTAATTCAACAAGGAACTATACAAGATTTAGGTTTGATTGGAAGAGCTTATCAACCTACATCTTCCATCCGTACCGTCTATCATCCAGAAGCAGCATTTATGTTAAAGTTGTCTCTGAATGTGAAAATTACTAACTCTGTTCGCACAAATTTATATAAAGAATTAGAACGGAGTTTAGAAGTACATCAAATCCTAGCAGGTGAAATCGGTTTAAGGCTATACCAGGATTTTCCTGACTTTCAAATTATTACCGACCCCGCCTATATCACTTTACAAATTGATGGTGTTGCTGTTGATAGCTTCTCGACAATTCTTAGAGACAACCCATTCTTACAAAATCCACATACAGATGCGACTTGTTTAGTAGCTTTGTGTCAGGATTCAATTTCAGGTGATGGTTCACGGTTAGCAAGTATTATTCACCAACTAGCACAACAAGAAAAACGTTCCACCAATGCAGTAAGTTTAGATTGGTTTAAACGTTACTTACAAATTTATCTAGAACCAATTCTCTGGTTATATTTTACCTACGGTATAGGGTTGGAAGCACATCAACAAAATACTGTTTTGCAATTAAATGATGGTTATCCTGAAAAATTATTCTATCGGGATAATCAAGGATATTACTATCGTCGTTCTTGTCATGAATTGTTAGATAATATTCTGCCGGGAATTAGTCAAAAAAGTGAGACAATTTGTGATGATGATGTGATTGATGAACGGCTGACTTATTATTTATTTTTTAACAACTTGTTCGGGTTGATTAATGCTTTTGGTGTGGCTGGCCTAGTAGATGAGGAATTACTGCTTGAGGAACTACGCAATATTATCAGCAAGTATTCAGAACATTCTTTGATTGAAAACTTAGTTTCTCTACCTCAACTACTTTGCAAGGCTAATCTGCTTACTCGTTTTCATAATATGGATGAGCTTGTGGGTTCTGTGGCTACGCAGTCTGTTTATGTTGCTGTTGATAATCCTTTGTATAGGTTGATATAA
- a CDS encoding pyridoxal phosphate-dependent decarboxylase family protein, protein MVVISQRSKFAECFVEDEGLFREAIATSVELLIDCFATQGKPYSGRSPQELARTIAEISICPEDGVDLHQVLAEVGENIIKHSVVVTHPTCIAHLHCPPLLPALAAEVLISGTNQSLDSWDQSPAATVLEQQVVDWLCASFGYNTDSDGIFTSGGTQSNFMGLLLARDAYAHHQLNWSIQQQGLPPQAKRFRILCSQAAHFTISQAASLLGLGQQAVVMVETDSDFRLCPTAVERKLAELQSQDLLPIALVATVGTTDFGSIDPLPELAACAAKYGLWLHVDAAFGGALVMSDRHRDKLDGIALADSITVDFHKLFYQPISCGAFLVKQRQNFDLIKLHADYLNPETNETASIPDLVTKSVQTTKRFDALKLFVSLRTLGRKQFAQMIDTTIELAKETASLINANPVLELANNPTINAVVFRYVPQQTPAHLDSTTWANQINSHIRMSLLQQGIAVIAQTKIGQLTYLKFTLLNPRTAIVDIQEVLNAITTIGEKYSFHLETPTKV, encoded by the coding sequence ATGGTTGTTATCTCACAAAGAAGCAAATTTGCTGAATGTTTTGTTGAGGATGAGGGGTTGTTTCGAGAGGCGATCGCAACTTCTGTAGAGTTGTTGATAGATTGTTTTGCAACTCAAGGAAAGCCTTATAGTGGTAGAAGTCCCCAGGAATTAGCTAGAACTATTGCAGAGATTTCTATCTGTCCTGAAGATGGTGTGGATTTGCATCAGGTTTTGGCAGAGGTGGGGGAGAATATCATCAAGCATTCGGTGGTGGTGACTCATCCTACTTGTATTGCTCACCTGCATTGTCCGCCGTTATTACCAGCTTTAGCGGCTGAGGTGTTGATTAGTGGGACTAATCAATCTTTGGATTCTTGGGATCAAAGTCCGGCTGCAACTGTGTTGGAACAGCAGGTAGTAGATTGGTTGTGTGCAAGTTTCGGTTATAATACTGATAGTGATGGTATATTTACCAGTGGTGGCACGCAATCGAATTTTATGGGGTTGCTGCTGGCGCGAGATGCTTATGCACATCATCAGTTAAACTGGTCTATCCAACAGCAAGGATTACCGCCACAAGCCAAGCGTTTTCGTATCCTCTGTTCTCAAGCGGCGCATTTCACTATTAGCCAAGCTGCTTCCTTGTTAGGTTTAGGACAGCAAGCGGTGGTGATGGTAGAAACTGACTCTGATTTCCGCCTATGTCCTACGGCGGTGGAACGGAAGTTAGCAGAATTACAAAGCCAAGATTTATTACCCATTGCTCTAGTTGCTACCGTCGGGACTACAGATTTTGGTAGTATTGACCCATTACCAGAATTAGCCGCCTGTGCTGCAAAATATGGGTTGTGGCTACATGTGGATGCGGCTTTTGGTGGCGCGTTGGTGATGAGCGATCGCCATCGAGATAAACTAGATGGTATTGCCTTGGCTGACTCAATTACAGTAGATTTCCATAAACTGTTTTACCAGCCAATCAGTTGCGGTGCTTTCCTCGTCAAACAGCGTCAAAACTTTGATTTAATCAAGCTACACGCCGACTATCTCAACCCCGAAACCAACGAAACCGCCAGTATTCCCGATTTAGTCACCAAATCAGTGCAGACTACTAAGCGATTTGATGCGCTCAAACTGTTTGTTTCTCTCCGCACTCTAGGGAGAAAACAATTTGCACAGATGATTGATACCACGATTGAACTAGCCAAGGAAACCGCCAGTTTAATCAACGCTAACCCTGTGTTGGAATTGGCAAACAACCCCACCATTAACGCTGTAGTTTTTCGCTATGTACCCCAACAAACACCAGCACATCTAGATAGTACAACTTGGGCAAATCAAATCAATAGCCATATCCGGATGAGCTTACTACAACAAGGGATTGCAGTTATTGCACAGACCAAAATTGGTCAACTCACCTACCTAAAATTTACCCTACTTAATCCCCGGACTGCGATCGTGGATATTCAAGAAGTTCTCAACGCCATTACAACAATTGGAGAAAAATATTCATTTCACCTAGAAACGCCAACAAAGGTATAG